One Phaseolus vulgaris cultivar G19833 chromosome 4, P. vulgaris v2.0, whole genome shotgun sequence DNA window includes the following coding sequences:
- the LOC137836448 gene encoding uncharacterized protein, which yields MNFSTFSILLLSLSLIIVSHAPLAAVGIGLHESLCGETKENAARCLELLKGDPRIAGAKSDSELCKLILRFAMKKGIETQKFLKEELKKHPSPNLKECATTLYDGVIGSFKSALGELGEDDLTASYDAGVASDGPTTCDRALAAAKLNDPYIAALDRDILLLSAIAFKAIEKLPS from the coding sequence ATGAATTTTTCAACATTTTCCATTTTATTGCTCTCTCTTTCCTTGATCATAGTTTCTCATGCTCCTTTGGCAGCAGTAGGAATTGGCTTGCATGAATCTTTATGTGGCGAAACTAAGGAGAACGCTGCTAGGTGCCTTGAACTTCTCAAAGGTGATCCTCGAATTGCTGGGGCTAAAAGCGACTCTGAGCTTTGCAAACTCATCCTTCGATTTGCCATGAAAAAGGGTATTGAAACCCAAAAGTTCCTAAAAGAAGAATTGAAGAAACACCCTTCACCAAACCTTAAAGAATGTGCAACTACCCTCTATGATGGAGTGATTGGATCCTTCAAAAGTGCATTGGGTGAATTGGGTGAAGATGATCTAACTGCAAGTTATGATGCTGGAGTGGCTAGTGATGGACCTACAACTTGTGATAGGGCCTTAGCTGCAGCAAAGCTCAACGATCCTTATATTGCAGCTCTCGACAGAGACATCTTATTGCTTAGTGCAATTGCATTTAAAGCCATCGAGAAACTTCCCTCCTAA
- the LOC137838411 gene encoding uncharacterized protein, producing the protein MSRANQERIEADLVVSQATSEELRHSNEELCRDLKTHTTEREGADKEPGTPPREFPTPFLPKIVDAVIAATLVGPKVTFTGVEDPEAHLMAFHTQMMLVGGSDAVRCKLFLSTLAGTAMDWFVSLPDGHYQRESLKDFLHRFRAQVMRLNLIEEKMMVHTFRKGIVSEPFSESLIRNHPKTFVEIKRRTVAHITAEEEGTEDVAAIGGGLGHEVPVHGEVDTIAGGFSGGGCTASQRRRYTRTVISVEAQRTNDAFDVNLVFTKVDLENVIPHHNDLVVISAVTAGRKVHRVLVDQGSLANVMFWTTFNKLQLSLDMIRPYDNCLYGFAGDQVEVRGYLELRTTFKDGTASRTESIRYLVVNAFSAYNMLLGKPTLNRLRAVSSTKHMKMKLPDLIGKVITIKSDQKEAKRCYENSLKARRGVSMVTNEPPYTEGSPLPKISRSKPDEAIAEIARRTKSDPFGNFGEREIGERVSNLSKIPSQTTQTPVEKTVESRTG; encoded by the exons ATGTCAAGAGCAAACCAAGAACGCATCGAAGCTGACTTGGTAGTGTCGCAAGCCACGAGCGAAGAACTGCGCCATTCAAATGAGGAACTGTGCAGAGACCTAAAGACCCACACGACGGAACGTGAGGGTGCAGATAAGGAGCCTGGGACTCCACCCAGAGAGTTCCCAACACCGTTCTTGCCAAAGATCGTGGATGCAGTGATAGCAGCCACGCTCGTAGGGCCCAAGGTGACCTTCACCGGGGTGGAAGACCCGGAGGCCCACCTTATGGCtttccatacacagatgatgctggttggaGGCTCCGATGCGGTGCGGTGTAAGCTATTCTTGAGCACATTGGCAGGAACAgccatggactggttcgtcagcctccctgatggccaT TATCAAAGAGAGTCTTTGAAGGATTTCCTCCATCGTTTTAGAGCGCAAGTGATGAGGTTGAACCTCATAGaagagaagatgatggtgcacACGTTTAGGAAGGGCATCGTGTCGGAACCCTTCAGCGAGTCACTCATCCGGAACCACCCCAAGACCTTCGTCGAGATAAAGCGCCGCACGGTGGCCCATATTACGGCGGAGGAAGAA GGGACCGAGGACGTGGCGGCAATAGGGGGTGGTCTGGGGCATGAAGTCCCCGTACACGGTGAGGTCGACACCATCGCAGGAGGGTTCTCGGGTGGAGGCTGTACCGCCTCTCAGCGAAGGAGATACACGCGAACAGTGATTTCGGTGGAAGCACAGAGGACCAACGACGCCTTCGACGTTAACCTGGTTTTTACCAAGGTTGACCTGGAGAATGTTATTCCTCATCACAATGATCTGGTGGTAATCTCAGCGGTAACcgcaggaaggaaggtgcaccgtgTGCTAGTAGATCAGGGAAGCCTGGCGAATGTAATGTTTTGGACGACTTTCAACAAACTGCAACTATCCCTCGACATGATAAGGCCCTATGACAACTGCCTCTACGGTTTCGCaggagaccaggtggaggtgcggGGATACTTGGAGTTGAGAACCACCTTCAAAGATGGCACCGCGTCACGAACGGAGAGCATCAGGTACCTTGTCGTCAATGCCTTCTCTGCTTATAATATGTTGTTGGGTAAACCAACACTGAATAGATTAAGGGCAGTGTCGTCGACAaagcacatgaagatgaagttaccGGACCTGATAGGaaaggtgattaccatcaaatcagatcagaaggaggccaagcgatgctacgagaatagcctcaaaGCAAGGCGAGGGGTATCTATGGTCACTAATGAACCACCGTACACTGAGGGAAGTCCCCTGCCCAAGATCAGCCGCTCCAAACCCGACGAGGCCATAGCAGAAATCGCCCGCAGGACCAAATCTGATCCGTTTGGTAACTTTGGGGAAAGAGAGATTGGAGAGAGAGTCTCCAACCTAAGCAAAATCCCCAGCCAAACGACGCAAACCCCAGTTGAGAAAACCGTAGAGTCCAGAACCGGGTAA